Part of the Henckelia pumila isolate YLH828 chromosome 2, ASM3356847v2, whole genome shotgun sequence genome is shown below.
GAGCGCTGGCGCTGCTCCAGGAGATGCCGTATTCTAGTGGCGGCGGAGTCCGTTAGGGATAGAACTTGCTTCCGCACGGCAGGTCCCAGCTTCTCTGCGGTGGTTTTTTGAATTGAACCAGTCATTTCCAATGGTGTTTTTTTCTTGCGAAGCCTAACAACCCTTTATTTTTTTCCTCgattttttttactaaaataaatccAAGTCGGGCATCATGGATAGGCTTGGATCCGACTCGACAAAAGGTGCCGGAGATCTTTGGTACATTATATACATATAGGTATGGACACCTCAAAACTTGAGGTTATTACCCAGTTTTGTAAATCAATGAAATAAATTCCATTAAGGTTTACGATTTTTTGAAATCAAGAGTAGAAGAATCTAATATAGAAAATAAGCTTAGGATTGTACCATCTTTTAAAATCAATTCAAGAGTAGAAAAATATGATATAGGATTAAGAAACGAATGGACGACCAATAAGGCATCATATTCAACTATCACTTCATATGTTAGATTAAGAAGATagtttttttgttaatttaacATGAATAATCATTTTTTAACCTCACCAACTCACCACTAATGTTGAAAACCAAAAGAATAATAAAAGTATAAACTAGTCGAGCAAATAAATAAACCATATACCATATTCTTTCGGTTTCAATATCAGCCACCAGAAGCCAACAATATAGATTACAATCAATAAAAACATGCAACAAATCGAGAGTACGTTAATTATTTTACAGAAATAAAAAATGCAACAAATCGGAAAAGTTAAGAAGTGATTTatagaagctctctcaaacacgaCGTAAGTTCAACATAATCTTAAAGTACAAACGATTCCCTAACATATTTACCAAACAAATTGACGGTGAACACTTACACCTCATTCACTTCAAACTTAAAACACATGTACTTAATTAGTTGCATCAACTTTTCAGTCCCTATTCACCATTCATGCCACACAATGGAGACCATATTACTCTGTTAAAGGAAGAAAAAATTATCCCAATTGAAAAATCACCTGCCAAGCATCAAGTGTGCGTTGGAAATCTTGGAGCCAGCGAtctgcaagtaaaaataatttcatattGTTTAATATTTACTCGTGAAACAATAGTAATAACAacatttataaatattatatttgacATATGTTTAAAAAATGGATTCTAAAATATAATCTTAATTTaagacaataattttttttgaaaagtgaGAAGTATTGATTCAAAATAATCTTAAAGTTAACAttggatagtattttgtcaatTACCTAAATTAATAGACAATTCTAGGGGTGTTCATGGTTCGGATAACCGCCCGATCCGAACCGAAACCGAAAATTCGGTTTGAACAGTTTTGTGTTTGCAAGTGACAGGAAAAGAAGAGTGCAAGAAGTCAGTTTGGTCAAACTAAAGTTGACCAACTTAAAGAAAAACAATTTAGGAAGGAAACTGAAGTGATGGGGAACACCAGttattttattaagttttgGTATTTGAAAAAACACGAAGATATATTCAAAAAGTCAAGACAAATAAGTTCAAGTTTAAGCAGCCagtcaaatattatatttatgaaGCTCAATACCAGTTAAAGGAACTAATTTTAATGAACATTCGATTTCCTAATTGCCAAGAAACCCAACATTATTAGGTATACCAATGGCGTTGTAGACAGTGAACCACTGCTACTTATTTTCCTACCTAATTTAACGCAACTAGAATGTTTGAAGCAGAGAATAAACCATGTGGACCTTGAATCTCTTCGAAATGGTCTAATTAATTAAACTTGAAACTTATGAAataatttttctcaaaaactCGTGCAACTAACTTTTATATTTCTTTTTAAAATCCCAACATGTCAGAAATTTCACATGTTTCCCAAAAATACTCCTCACTAATACTGTTTTAACTTTTAAATATATGACACGATAGTAATAGTAATAAAGTAGAACAAAGGATAGGTCTCTAacaattttaagaatatttatcCGTGACATGAAtcgaattaatttatatataaaatgaaaaataatattttaacataaaaataatatgttttaattatttgaattaataaaaAATCTGTCTTACAAAATTATCATGTTTATAAGAACACTGATAAAGAGTTTTTGGGAAAAAATTGGATTTGGacttaaaaaattaatgaaatgagTTGGTggacttttttttttgggtcatTTTCCCAATAATATAAGATAGGTCAAACGCTTTTGTATGGGTCGGGCCAATATTTGAATCGATGTGAGCCAGCCCATTTACATGGTAAGGCGGGCTCAGGTGATGGTCACGTGTTTGATACCCACTTGTGAACTACGACTGAACAAAATAATCCGCAGACTTTTTCTgagcaaatattttaaaaataaataataaatctaattaaataaaaaatcaatgaCGAATTTCTGAAAGTAGAGAAGAAATCTCAGTAAAGAAGAAGCCGAGGAAGAAGCCTCAGAGTTAGTAAAAGTTTGAGCGAGACAGgacagatttttatttatttttcttcgattatttttaaattttctagCTGTGGAGAATCCGAGGTTCTAGATTCGGGAGAGCGGTGAGGAGGTTGCAAGTTCGGAGTTGGAAACTTTAAAGCTTTTGGGAAGAGGTGATTACCCGATTTGTTTTCTTGAATTCTTAGTCATTTCTGTCAATTTTCGCTCTTCTTGGTGGGGATTGTGTTGATTTGTACTTTCTATTTTGCTGCATTTATTCCAACAATCTGCACTCGATTTTGAGCACGTATTTCCTCTTAATTGCGTGTGTATGCGTATTTATACAAGTGAAGCGCTAACCTGAAAATGTTATTATCTAGGGTTTGGTTAAAGGTTTGTTCATTTGCTTTCGTTGATGTGTTTTATAGATTTTCTGTCTTTTTTGATCGATGCAATTTAATTTAGGTTTTGTGGTTTGGAGGTGTTCCTGATCTGGGAAATGGGAaagtttaattatttgatcgaaGTATCTACTTTTCCCATCTGAATTTGTTTCCTTTTCACAATTTATCTGCTGTCTAACGTAATTCATGCTGAAATAATTCTAGCTTGTTTTCATAATTGGCTGCATTGGTGAAGCGTTAAAAGTTAAAACTGTATAACCAATTTAGATTAATTTTATTATGCTTACCATTATGAGTTTTGGAACCATTACTTACCATTGTAAATTATTCCGAAGGAGTTATCTATGGATTTTTGCTCTTCATTAAGTAGCTTGGAATTTGCGTTGCATCAATAGCTTGAAATTGCTTCTCTTCTGCTTGATGAATTTATCAACTTTTGATTgctaattttttggaaaatgatACAGCTAGATTCCACATTAGACCGACCTGAAATGTGTATTACAGTTTTCGTTGATGCTTTCATTTTTCTGTGTTTAAGTTTGGCACTTCTTCGCATTTTAAGATTTTTATGCATGTATAACATTAACGGTCATTTTCTTTTCAAGATGTGTACTAGACATGCTTAAAGATCCTTCTGGTGTCATGTAATTCATAGACACGTGAGGAGTTGCATGTTTTTTGTTGGCATTTTACTGGTAAAGCAGACATTAGTTGAATATGAGGTACTTCTCATGAGTCATGATCTCATCCTGTCTTCTCTTGTCTAGTTATAAAAATTGTTTATccttaattttcttaatttgcAGAGGAGTGAATCTTTAGCTGTTAAATTTCAAGCATTTGTTTTTTTCGAAATGAAGATATTTTCTTGTTTCTGTGGATTATCCTTTGTTTCAATGGATATTCCTCCCACCTGAATGATGCCATTCTCACAAATTGTGTTCTAAAACCAGCATTATCATAATTGAATCTTCCCCATATTTTTCGGGAGGAATTTAGTTTGAGGCACTCGTGGAAGATCCCCCAACACTTCGATTTTCTGGAGTTTGTGGCGGTTCCCTTTCCTATTACTTCTATTTCTTGGGAAAAATTGTGATGGGTCAATTTTGCTAAAATAAATCACAAAATAAAAGTGAACAAATTTGGGAGTTTAGTAGTTAGAGTTGTTAGGTCTAGCACTTCATACATAATTTCTTTTTCATGTAAATTAGTTCCTCTACTTTTCACCATGCTCTTTCCAAACAAAGCATAAAAGTTTTAACTGTGTTGGATTCATCTGCTTAATGTGGTAAAGTTCCTCGAGTCATATCAATATCCTTTGGTTTCTAGTGCCAAACACTGCTTTTCATTTGCAAGAATGATAGGTATTTTAGGTACTTGGTGGATCCAAATTGGTTCAAGCGTGGGGCCTTACGAGTTTTCTTGTTCGCACGGCTTATCATATATAGAAAGAATGTTTGAGTGATCACATAACTTACTAATTAGGTTTCTTGTTTTTTTGTGTTTGGGACTTTGGGTAAATGATTGCTGTTCATGACGTGTGAATTTCCAATGATGCACCCCTTATTCTCCTAATTTGCTGATGTAAAGCATTTACTTTATAAAAGCACACACCAACTTGGTGTTGAAGATAAAGTTTGATTGAAGAGATGAATACTCGCCAACTATCCACTGCTATTTGAATAATTTCTTACCACTAAGTGGTACTAAGCCCCGTCTCTTTGTTCCTCTAaagaataattatttaaccacCTTGCAACAACTATTTGGATTTTTGAATCTTTATTATAATGTATTACTTCCTCCATAGGTAAAGCCAAAATTTACTTCTCTCCCCTGTTACTCCCTATATCAGTCAAGTCGTTCAATTCCAAACTAGTAGGCGTCTTTTAAAATGAGAAGTAAATCAGGATAGTTAAAGTTTATTCCTTGTGTTCTTTATTCTGTTTATCAGCAGGCACCTCATATTGGATTAACATTTAACAGTGGAATGTTTGTCTTTAACCTTTTTTCTTCTAATTCTTCAGGTGGCAGAACTAAGAAGATGCATGTGAATGCCGTAACTAGTTGCACTCCTAACTTATGAAAATAATGACTCTCGAAGACTTTTTTACTTTGGCTGAGATGAACAATGGGCTTATGGTCCCTTCTCGAGTTAGGGAACTTGTGACAGTCATGATGAATGATATAGGTTGCTATGCGAAAAATGTCTGTGAAGCAACCAGGCAGTGGTCGGCACTTGCAAGGGCTATAGCTGCCACTGAGAATAAGGATTGTCTTAATCTTTTCATTCAGCTAGACGGACTTCAATTTATTTATAAGTGGTTGAAGGATGCCCAGGAGTATAGCAATGAAGCAAGTGACAGCTATGCCGAAGAATCAATTACTCATTTGTTACAAGTACTGGAAAAACTTCATGAAAACAATGACAAGATGTTTTCTTCTGAAATCTGGACTGTTGTCAATGATCTCCGTGCCCACAATAGTTTGAGGGTTCAGGATAAAGCTCGAGTGCTGTTTGAAAGCTGGGAAAAAAAGAGAATGGGTGAGGAGAAAAAAACATCTGGTGATTCTGTATCAGATGTTGGAGCAAATGGAGATTTTACTGCTGATGGGATGGGGACATGTGTAAATATTGTAACAAAAGATGCTCCGGAATATTGTGTAAGAGATATGTCTCCTTCCAATAACGCTCCTGGTGAAGAAGGAGTATCAGAGACTGCTACATGTATGGATGGTCTTCAAGCTGATCCAGTTGAAAGTGAACCCAATTCAGACATGCTCTTAGATCCCCTACTTACAGATGATAGGCCTTCAAATCATAGCAGTTCACCTTCCATCTCCAATCCTGCTGAAGAGCCCCTTGTACAGCCACCTAAAGGTGCTACCTCAGCAACAGTATCCTGTCCAGATGTTTCTGGAAAGTGTCACGAGTTGGAGGTGATTGGTGATGTGAAGGATATCACAAAAATTGGGAGTTCTCCATGGAAATTAGGTTTGCCAAAGGAACCCAAGTTACTCGAAGAAATCCCATTTCCTTCTAGTTTGGATGCTGCAGATGCAATGGATTCTTCGACCGAACCTACCTCCCTTGCTGTTTCTGGTGATAAAAACTTGTGTGGTGAAGGGTGGTCAACGTGGATAGATCAGAAAGCTAGCGACTTTGATGGAAAGGTTGCCACGAGCAATGGACATTCAAATAGAAGACAAAGCTCGAGCGCATTTGATACTAAAGAAGGGGGTGAATTTAACCATCATGTGTTGTGGAGCTCCTCCAGCGGTAAACATTATCAGGAAGATCTTGAGGATGAAAGGACTGCCTTGCTAACAAATGAAGATGATGGAAAGATCAACAGACATGACCTGAGAATTCGTGATTATGTTCTGGCAACTGATTACAGTTTTTTCAAAAAAGACAAGGATAGAGAGCATGAGCCATCAGGCAAGAAGTCTTCTGTTAACCTAGACTATGGACTTTTAGATCCTCTGGAATTTGCGAGGCAAGTTGCCATAGAAGTACAGAGAGAAGTGGTGGATTACAGAGAACAAAGTTGTAGTTCTGAGAAACTGCCAGGAGAAAATGTACAGCCTTCTTTTAGCCTCGACTCCGTGAGCGGAAATCAGTCCCATGCTAGTGGTGGCTCATCAAAAGAGACAGCAAATGACCCAGAGCTGTCTGATGAAGTTTCGTCTGGGCAGGAAGAATCTTCTGCTAGCTCTAAAGACACAAATGCCGAGCCAACAAATGGTATCCAAGATGTTGAAATCTCTCAAGTCACCGAGGAGTCTCTGGAGGAAACAAATAAAGAGAAAGGTGTGTGCAATTTTGATCTAAATGTAGAGGTTTGTTCGGAAGATGTCGATCGCCCTATGAATCAATTTTCAGCACCAGTCTCTGTTGTCTCTGCTTCGAGACCAGTTGCAGCTCCTGGGTTCCCTACGGCTCCTTTACAGTTTGGAGGGAATCTTGGCTGGAAAGGTTCTGCTTCGACAAGTGCTTTTCGACCTGCATCTTCCCGCCGAATGCCTGATATTGATAAGGATCTTTCCAACGGGGGGAGAAGCAGCAGCTCAAAGCATCGACAAGAATTGCTTGATATTGATCTGAATGTAGCGGAAAGTGGAGATGGCAGAACAAGAAACCTGTCCGCAGATAAACAAGTCCTTACATCTTTGAGTCTTCCATCCGGGGAATCTTCTGTGGAAATGAAATCAAGATCCGAACATATTGCATTGGACCTGAATCTTGCAAGTGAAGTTGGAGGTGGGCTGATGGATTGGCGGGCCGGGCAGCTCTTTCCCCAGAGACAATTTCTACAGAGCCTGTCAAATTCTTCAACTTCTTCAATAAAGCAgccttctttaaaaaatatCGACCTGAATGATCATCCATCTTTTACCAATGATTCTTTCAATCATTCCCAGTTAAGCAAGTACTCTCAAAATCTCAATTTTCCCGGAAGTGTGAAATCAGATGACTCAGTAATATCCATATTGGGCACAAGAGTGGAGGTCAATCATAAAGAATTTGCAGCTCAAACTCAGCCCGTCCCAAATGGCAAAACATCAGAGCTTGCTTTTGACATTAACTATGGGAGAACAGGTAGTTTTCTAGGAATGGGATCTGTCCTTCCATTTGTCCACTCTACATTTTATGGTTGCAGTAACATTGCACCtgcacctccacctccacctccacctccacctgcACATGGAATGCCTTTCTCCTCCACAATCTATGGACCTGGGGGACCTATTCCTTACATGGTGGATTCTAGAGGAGCCCCCGTTATCCCCCAAATTGTTGGCTCAGCTTCAGCGCTTCCAATGGCTTTCTCTCAACCACCATTTTTTCTAGACACAACCCACTCAAGTTTTTCATACAGCGGAGGTTCCTCGCGGAGTATGTTAGATCTCAATTCTGGAACAACGATGGAAGGAGGGAACAAGGACCCTACAAGCTTGGGACTGTTCTTAAATTCAGGCCCGGCTCGACCCATGGATGAGCAGATATGGTCCACTTCCCAACCAACTATTAGTTCAGGCTTTGGTGGAAAACGAAAAGAACCCGAAAATGGCTGGGAGCATTATCCCCCAAAACCTCACCCTCCGCCTTGGATATGAATGGTATAGGTTGTCTTCTTTCTTCCCTTTGAATCAGATTAGGACATATAAGAGCAGGTTTATGGTTTATGACAGTAGTCTTACCCAAGGAAATCGAGTTGCAGGTTGACATAATGGTTCACGGGTgaaccaaaaataaataacgagGTGGATTCTTGGCGTATCCTGATTCTTAAGATGAATGTTTTGAGAAATGCAGATTCCAAGTTATTTGCTTTGGGGTGTTCTCTATTTCTTAGTATATT
Proteins encoded:
- the LOC140885275 gene encoding uncharacterized protein isoform X1 — protein: MKIMTLEDFFTLAEMNNGLMVPSRVRELVTVMMNDIGCYAKNVCEATRQWSALARAIAATENKDCLNLFIQLDGLQFIYKWLKDAQEYSNEASDSYAEESITHLLQVLEKLHENNDKMFSSEIWTVVNDLRAHNSLRVQDKARVLFESWEKKRMGEEKKTSGDSVSDVGANGDFTADGMGTCVNIVTKDAPEYCVRDMSPSNNAPGEEGVSETATCMDGLQADPVESEPNSDMLLDPLLTDDRPSNHSSSPSISNPAEEPLVQPPKGATSATVSCPDVSGKCHELEVIGDVKDITKIGSSPWKLGLPKEPKLLEEIPFPSSLDAADAMDSSTEPTSLAVSGDKNLCGEGWSTWIDQKASDFDGKVATSNGHSNRRQSSSAFDTKEGGEFNHHVLWSSSSGKHYQEDLEDERTALLTNEDDGKINRHDLRIRDYVLATDYSFFKKDKDREHEPSGKKSSVNLDYGLLDPLEFARQVAIEVQREVVDYREQSCSSEKLPGENVQPSFSLDSVSGNQSHASGGSSKETANDPELSDEVSSGQEESSASSKDTNAEPTNGIQDVEISQVTEESLEETNKEKGVCNFDLNVEVCSEDVDRPMNQFSAPVSVVSASRPVAAPGFPTAPLQFGGNLGWKGSASTSAFRPASSRRMPDIDKDLSNGGRSSSSKHRQELLDIDLNVAESGDGRTRNLSADKQVLTSLSLPSGESSVEMKSRSEHIALDLNLASEVGGGLMDWRAGQLFPQRQFLQSLSNSSTSSIKQPSLKNIDLNDHPSFTNDSFNHSQLSKYSQNLNFPGSVKSDDSVISILGTRVEVNHKEFAAQTQPVPNGKTSELAFDINYGRTGSFLGMGSVLPFVHSTFYGCSNIAPAPPPPPPPPPAHGMPFSSTIYGPGGPIPYMVDSRGAPVIPQIVGSASALPMAFSQPPFFLDTTHSSFSYSGGSSRSMLDLNSGTTMEGGNKDPTSLGLFLNSGPARPMDEQIWSTSQPTISSGFGGKRKEPENGWEHYPPKPHPPPWI